In one Silene latifolia isolate original U9 population chromosome 10, ASM4854445v1, whole genome shotgun sequence genomic region, the following are encoded:
- the LOC141605434 gene encoding abscisic stress-ripening protein 3-like → MSEEKHHHGLFHHKGENEPELPEVPKTADDYKKEEKEHKHKEHLGELGTVAAGGFALHEKHKEKKDPEHAHKHKIEEEIAAAAAVGAGGFAFHEHHGKKEAKEEEKEAEGGKKHHHLF, encoded by the exons ATGTCAGAAGAGAAACACCACCATGGCCTCTTCCACCACAAAGGTGAAAACGAGCCAGAGTTGCCGGAGGTGCCGAAGACGGCCGATGACTAtaaaaaggaagagaaggaacATAAGCATAAGGAGCACTTGGGTGAGCTTGGTACCGTTGCTGCTGGTGGCTTCGCTCTT CATGAGAAACACAAGGAAAAGAAAGATCCGGAGCATGCTCACAAACACAAGATTGAAGAGGAAATAGCCGCAGCCGCGGCAGTTGGAGCAGGTGGATTCGCCTTCCATGAGCACCATGGCAAGAAGGAAGCTAAGGAAGAAGAGAAAGAGGCTGAGGGAGGCAAGAAGCACCACCACCTATTTTAA